ACCAAATCTCCAAGCAGAACATAATAGCAGAGGAAAACGAGAGCTTAACAAATCCCCACAAGTCCTTAAAAGCCAACCAAGAGAATCCCTGCCAAGCATCTCTACACCAACCCATCACATAAATTACTTGAGCAATGGAAAGCCCCCACCCAGAGATGTTCAAAGCCAGACCAGCCCCAGTGGTGCTCCAACCGAACTCAAAAATGAACAGCCACAACATGAAAACATGAGCCAGAAGAGCCCCAAAGCCAATCCAGGCCAACGCCCACACTTTGCTCTGTGCCTGCAGaaacttttgggttggaaAAGCCAACACAAAGGAGAACAGCTGTGGGAGTATGAGCAGAGAGAAATTCCCAGCCAGTTCTGCGACATCATCTTGTTGCCCCAAAAGCTTCAAAATGGGAGTGGCAAAGACATAGACTGGTGTGATTATTAAGGCACATACGAACATTATGACCCATGATCTCTGCATATACACACCCAGCATGTGGATTTGTCCAGCCCCAAATGCTTGGCCGCACAGTGTTTCTGTTGCACTTCCCATTCCAAACTGTGAACAATTTTTAAACACACGCATCAGAATCTAGCTTTTCAATCAATGGggattgagagagaaaatacagacCATGAAACCGAAAGCGAAAGTGGCAATAACAGAGATGGCAATGGAAACTCCAGAGAGCTCAAGCTCCCCGAGTTGACCCACAAAGATATTGGTAACAGAGTTGGTTCCATATTGACAAACGATCTGAAAAATGACCGCACCGGAGATGGTCCAAGTCTTCACTGTCTCACTCCACACGATACGCTTGAACTGCTTAAAGGTTCTCGCCGGAGCATAGTCTCCTCCGCTGCTGCTGTCGCTCAGAAGTGGCGCCGCCTCCATCTCCGCCGAAACAGAGGCCTGATATAACTTTCTATGTACAGAGACAAGAATCAAGCTTTTAAACAAGACTGATGTGTTGTATGCACATTATTCGGCAATCGTCACTGCCAACGTCAGATTGATTTGCATTTGTAATTCATCAAGTGTCCAAATCCTTGCGAATATATAACAAACACatctttttttgggttaaagaGAGTGATTATTAAAGGGGaaagctttgtttttttgtcaACGTGCACTGTCGACGATAATAGTTAAGAATTGTTATTGTACTTAGCTCAACAACGTGATTCATGACGAATTTCTATGGACCCAACTCTGGTTGctacattaaaaatatgtttaaaatgtTTCAGGATGGTTGGGAAAGGAGACACACGTCAACTAATTAACGGGTTGATCATAAGCTTACTTAGTCATATCAATAGGATCCTTAAAtttcgaacaaagaagttgtgagcctcaaaggtgtagttAAAAAATGACgcaagtgttgaacaaagggtgtactttgttcgaaggctctagagaaggaaTCGAGTCTTGATTAAGATAaggttgttcaagggctctaCAGGTCTCGAGAGAAGCTCTAtgatgtattttgttcgagggaaggatcgttgagaattgttggaaaAGGGTCTCATTTCCACGAATTAAGTAGTTGATCATGAgcttataagtaaagaatacatctccatgATGATGCCCAACTTTGGCCTACCCCTCATCGGAGAAATCATTCAACTCAATCGATCCAGTGACTCTCTTCCCGTTCACCCTTTTACACATTTGGTTTACGAGCATGAAGAGATTTGAAAAGTGAAGGTAGATCTAGATGGGCGCAGTTGGGAAAGTATACAAATCCATGATTAACTAAAGGGTGGACTAAAATGCAAAAgggaagaataaaaaatttggtaaATGAGACAAAGTGATCACTCcacaatatttatttgaatcaaaGATCAGAAGAATCAACCACAGCCTCGTACAGAAttacagaagaagaagaagaagaaagctaaTTCAATGGAATGGAAGAACTATTATTTGGACGCCATATTTGTTCCTCTTGGTCTTCTCCTCACCTTCACCTATCATGCTTGGTTATGGTACAAGGTTAAAACTCAGCCACTCGCCACCTTCATCGGAGTCACTGCCACCGTCCGCCGCCACTGGATCTCCGCCATGCTCCAGGTATTTCATCCAACTTTGCATCATTCGTCTAGTAGGTTGGGAATGTGAATATGGGTCCCACACccattttgacccgttatgcATCGCCCTTATCTCATGGTTTTGGGAGGTCCAACGTCTTTACTGGAACACCGTCcacgctaatagatattgtttgctttggcccattacatatctcCATCCgcctcaattttaaaacacgtcttttACGAATAGGTTTctaactctccacaatggtatgatattgtccactttgagcataagttcttcTAACTTTGCttcgggcttctccaaaaagcCTCAGACTAATGGagagta
This genomic interval from Cucurbita pepo subsp. pepo cultivar mu-cu-16 chromosome LG20, ASM280686v2, whole genome shotgun sequence contains the following:
- the LOC111783133 gene encoding protein DETOXIFICATION 35-like isoform X2 — its product is MEAAPLLSDSSSGGDYAPARTFKQFKRIVWSETVKTWTISGAVIFQIVCQYGTNSVTNIFVGQLGELELSGVSIAISVIATFAFGFMFGMGSATETLCGQAFGAGQIHMLGVYMQRSWVIMFVCALIITPVYVFATPILKLLGQQDDVAELAGNFSLLILPQLFSFVLAFPTQKFLQAQSKVWALAWIGFGALLAHVFMLWLFIFEFGWSTTGAGLALNISGWGLSIAQVIYVMGWCRDAWQGFSWLAFKDLWGFVKLSFSSAIMFCLEIWYMSSIIVLAGHLPNAVISVDSLSICMNLNGWENIIFIGINVAMSVRVSNELGKARPRAAKYSVYVTIAESLILGLLFMVLIFFVKDHFAVIFTSSVAVRKYVAKLAYLLGITMVLNSVQPVISGVAIGAGWQALVAYINLGCYYIFGLPLGIVLGYVAKFGVKGLWSGMIAGIAMQTILLLLVLYKTNWNKEVEETSGRMQKWTGQDIGTERRAES
- the LOC111783133 gene encoding protein DETOXIFICATION 35-like isoform X1; the protein is MEAAPLLSDSSSGGDYAPARTFKQFKRIVWSETVKTWTISGAVIFQIVCQYGTNSVTNIFVGQLGELELSGVSIAISVIATFAFGFMFGMGSATETLCGQAFGAGQIHMLGVYMQRSWVIMFVCALIITPVYVFATPILKLLGQQDDVAELAGNFSLLILPQLFSFVLAFPTQKFLQAQSKVWALAWIGFGALLAHVFMLWLFIFEFGWSTTGAGLALNISGWGLSIAQVIYVMGWCRDAWQGFSWLAFKDLWGFVKLSFSSAIMFCLEIWYMSSIIVLAGHLPNAVISVDSLSICMNLNGWENIIFIGINVAMSVRVSNELGKARPRAAKYSVYVTIAESLILGLLFMVLIFFVKDHFAVIFTSSVAVRKYVAKLAYLLGITMVLNSVQPVISGVAIGAGWQALVAYINLGCYYIFGLPLGIVLGYVAKFGVKGLWSGMIAGIAMQTILLLLVLYKTNWNKEVGETKCFSFSFLFLGVVGKERRSEQF